The nucleotide sequence GCATACTTTCAGCAATCTTTATAAGTTCGATGGGGGGATATTTCCCGATAACATTCAATCTGTATGCTCCTTCAATCCATGAGACCTGAGTACAGGGCACATTATTCTCGCACAGCCCGAGCACCAGTTCTCCATCTCTACCTTTTATTGAGAGCCTGACCCTTTCTTTTATATGTAACGGTTTTATCTTAAACTGAGCAGAAAAATCTGATTTTGAATAGGTTTGAGCTATTATCAAGGCAATATCTCTTCTATCCTTATAGATAAAATGCATTATTACTGCAGGGAAGGGTTTTTTCTGTGCCCATATCTCTGAAGGCGGCCAGCTAAAATATTCAGGGAAATAGGCAGGTACATATATATCCTTTATTTTCAATTTTGATTTAACTTCCTCAATATCTCTATATCTTCTGATTTCATCCTTCTGGATTGCTACTGGTATCCAGTTAATAACCTTTAAGGCTACAATCAGTATTGCAACGGTCAGTGCAAAAGAAAGAAACATCCATAATTTTTTATGCATAGATTACCTCACAGTCATCAGACAACAAAATAATTTATAATTAGAATAACAGTCAATACAAGTGAAAATTTAAACCACTCTCCATCTTTTTTATGAACCAGATCCCCTAAACCCTCTTTTTCGAGCCTTGAGATTCTGCTTTCTATGAGTATATTATGGCTATAATCCTCAAGTGCCATTTTTATTCTGGAAGGTCTTGTGAGTTTAAAGGGGCTGAGGTTCTCAGTCACATAGTAAAGCCTTTTAAGGGTATCTGCCAGAGCCAGTGGTTTCTGTGTCAGAGATACTGCCATATCATCACAGATCTTTTCTTCCTCCTGGACAATCCTCCTGAATTCTACAAGTATCACTGGGTTAAAAAACATCAATATCCTTGCAAAGAAAATGAACCAGACTAACAGACTTTTCCTCCACATAATATGCGCAATTTCATGTGCAAGTGCTGCCTGCAGATGGTCTCTATCGAGAGTATTAATAAGTCCAGTAGACAGAAATACTGCAGGATTGGTGCCACTTGTTGAATACAATAAAGGCTCATCATCTTCTATGATAAAAAGCTCCGGTCTATTTACAGGAATGGATTGAATGACCTCATTTACAACCGAACCTTCCTCGGGTTTTCTTTTCAGGATATTAGAGTTTCTTGAATCAAAAGTATGCCTCAAGATTGGTATAATCTCCTGAAAAAGGAAGATCAAAGTCGTTCCAGTGAGTATCAGGAAAAGCAAAAGGCTTATGGGAATCTTTCCCCAGATTTCAAGTGCAAGCCATCTATTGATATCGAAAAGTGCAATATCCTCTCTGAAATAGATGCTTCCCCTCTCAGGGTTTATTATCTGAAAAATTGGAAATGAAAAGACAGGGAATAATAGTGTGATAAGTCGAAATTTATGCTGTATTAAGGGATTTCTGATCTCCCATGACTGAATAGCCCTATCCACAATTATAGCTGCTATCAGAGAATGGCAGAACGCCTGGACCGTATACATACCTATGTAAGAGTTAAAGAACCACATGGTTCATTTAAAATTGTTTCACAAAGTCTTCAGGATTTCAAACAAAAAATAAGCCAGAATTTATTTGACTTCACTGCAGTCTGTTTTTTATAATTCTTCTACGGTTCCCGGGTAGCTCAGTTGGCAGAGCAGGTGGCTGTTAACCACCCTGTCGGGGGTTCGAGTCCCTTCCCGGGAGCCAGCAAACCACGTGGGGTTTACTGCCCTGAATGCAACGTCGTTCAGGGCTAAATCCTTTTCATATAGATACTTAAAACCACGTAGGGTTCATCGCCATGCACTCATTGTAGTGTATGGTGGCCCTCGACTTACCGCTATTAATGGCGTTTTCTTTTACAGAATATATTACGTTTATATTCTACTCAGCGAAAAAGATAATAAGCTCTATATCGGTTTCACTTCTGATTTAAAAAGAAGGCTGAAGGAACATAATGACGGTAAAACCCGAGCACAAAATCCCGCAGACCATTTAAATTGATCTATTATGAAGCCCACTTATCCAAAGATGATGCTCAAAGGCGTGAGTGTTATTTTAAGACTACAAAGGGTAAATCTACATTAAAGCAAATGTTAAGGGGCACTTTGCAAAGTATATAATTGTGTAGTCAAACTTACTACACTTTATATCTCCTGTTCATATAAGCTGGTAAAAGTCTTTTGGTGAACGGGTTAAGCGGTCTATTTTGTAAGAAATGATAAGATTGATTTTATTCTGTTTTATGTCATTGAACATATCAATTAAAGCCGGCCAGTTTATGTTGGCTCCTGTAAATCCTGCATCAGAATATACTTTATAAACTTCCATATTCTCTTGGCTCTTAATAAACGACCTGATTTTTTCTTCCTGTGCCTCACAGGAATTGAAATCAACCTCAGCCTGATTGTCGGTTGATACTCTTGTATAAATTGCACAATTCATGGTTACTCCTTCTTTTCAGGTATGGACTTCTGGTATCAATCACAGCAATTATGCGCCAGTTTATGAGCCAGATTCCCATGTTTTGCGTCATTTAACTATCCGTCATAATTCCGCCAGAAAATCAAAAATTCCGCCATGAATAAATCCGACACTAATTCCGCCATTTTTTTGACAATTCCGTCATTTAAATTGCTTCGTATTCTGAGGCACGCCTTTTGCCTTTTCTTTTAACCAATCCTTTTTGAACTAAATCTTTTAAATCCCTTAAGGCACTTCTGTCTGACGTCTTAAACATTTCCCTATAAACAGCGTTAGTCATCGTTTTTTTCTCGTTCACCATCACCCGCAAGGCTTCTATCTGCCTCTCATTCAAACCCAATTCTTTGAGATTCAGCTTTCTTTTATCAGGTATTAAATCCAAAATATCTTCTGGTGCTGTAAACTTTACCATAAAACTACCGCCACTCTCCTTAAAGTTAGGCTCTTTTAGTCCACGATTTTTGCACCATTCAACAATCTTATTTGTTCCCTTACCCCACTGCTCGATATGTCTTATCAGGAAAAAGGCATTCGCAATTAAAGGGTTTCGGGGGATTGATATATGCTCTTCCTTTAGCATTGCAGGTGTTAAAGGTTCTGGTAATGTTCCCGGATTCCATACCTCTATTCGATCATCA is from Nitrospirota bacterium and encodes:
- a CDS encoding M56 family metallopeptidase, producing MWFFNSYIGMYTVQAFCHSLIAAIIVDRAIQSWEIRNPLIQHKFRLITLLFPVFSFPIFQIINPERGSIYFREDIALFDINRWLALEIWGKIPISLLLFLILTGTTLIFLFQEIIPILRHTFDSRNSNILKRKPEEGSVVNEVIQSIPVNRPELFIIEDDEPLLYSTSGTNPAVFLSTGLINTLDRDHLQAALAHEIAHIMWRKSLLVWFIFFARILMFFNPVILVEFRRIVQEEEKICDDMAVSLTQKPLALADTLKRLYYVTENLSPFKLTRPSRIKMALEDYSHNILIESRISRLEKEGLGDLVHKKDGEWFKFSLVLTVILIINYFVV
- a CDS encoding GIY-YIG nuclease family protein, translating into MYGGPRLTAINGVFFYRIYYVYILLSEKDNKLYIGFTSDLKRRLKEHNDGKTRAQNPADHLN
- a CDS encoding recombinase family protein, with the translated sequence MNCAIYTRVSTDNQAEVDFNSCEAQEEKIRSFIKSQENMEVYKVYSDAGFTGANINWPALIDMFNDIKQNKINLIISYKIDRLTRSPKDFYQLI